A region of Deinococcus rubellus DNA encodes the following proteins:
- a CDS encoding S1 RNA-binding domain-containing protein — translation MFICFFWRALFVQLDSGAVAEGRVTRVTDFGAFIQFDNGETGLVHISQIAHSFVRNIHDHVHEGDSVDVKVLGRDERGRLDLSIKELLEEPEEIPRPRAIGRQSPQFEAKLRSFMRDAKERTTAGGKKPATATKRKK, via the coding sequence ATGTTTATATGCTTCTTTTGGAGGGCACTCTTCGTGCAACTTGATTCCGGCGCGGTCGCTGAAGGCCGCGTCACCCGCGTCACCGACTTCGGTGCGTTTATCCAATTCGACAACGGCGAGACCGGGCTGGTTCACATCTCCCAGATCGCGCACTCCTTCGTTCGCAACATCCACGACCATGTCCACGAGGGCGACAGCGTGGATGTCAAGGTGCTGGGGCGCGACGAACGCGGCAGGCTCGACTTGTCGATCAAGGAACTGCTGGAGGAACCGGAAGAAATTCCGCGTCCACGTGCTATCGGACGGCAAAGCCCGCAGTTCGAGGCCAAGCTGCGCTCGTTCATGCGTGACGCCAAGGAGCGCACCACCGCTGGCGGCAAAAAGCCCGCGACGGCCACCAAGCGCAAGAAGTAG
- the mutL gene encoding DNA mismatch repair endonuclease MutL, whose amino-acid sequence MTIRLLSPETARLIAAGEVVSRPLDVVRELLDNALDAGASRIEVDVEGGGLALIRVRDNGVGIPAADVPLSPLRHATSKLESVDRVTTLGFRGEALWAAAQAGQLRLVTRPPSQLGATQLTAHGEAVEVGKVSAPAGTSVSVSDLFKHLPARLRTQLPAGAELREITALLTRYVLHWPQLHWKLTVDKETKLLHAPADHRGAVASVYGPLNANRVIGIHAVGVQGVLSRPELTRPRRDRMHFAVNGRPVLAPPELERAVIDAYAELLPAGHAPLCVLNLTLPPEDVNPNVHPAKAVVALADLGALCLRLTAAVQAALSVHPLSRPLPELRAPAPSSVPVGGGAFPALHLVGVYRETYLLAEGEGDLWVIDAHAAHERVLYEELARRLRSEPPLELAEPELLQLGPEQLARLHERDAELRSWGLTLEEFGAGLARLRTLPAVLAALPLPRLHEQIIESALGISSSAEREVLGRLACAPALKAGMLTPERGAVVLAQLAACDQPWACPHGRPTVLRLSERDLMHSFGRRSVRDVARGRDETELKVPLSAEAD is encoded by the coding sequence ATGACCATCCGCCTTCTCTCTCCCGAAACTGCCCGCCTCATTGCCGCTGGCGAGGTCGTCTCGCGCCCGCTGGACGTGGTGCGTGAGCTGCTGGACAACGCCCTGGACGCCGGGGCCAGCCGCATCGAGGTGGATGTGGAGGGCGGCGGCCTCGCGCTCATCCGGGTCCGCGACAACGGCGTCGGCATCCCGGCGGCAGATGTGCCGCTTTCTCCGCTGCGGCACGCCACCAGCAAACTGGAATCGGTGGACCGGGTCACGACGCTCGGTTTCCGGGGCGAGGCGCTGTGGGCGGCGGCGCAGGCGGGGCAACTGCGGCTCGTCACGCGCCCGCCGTCTCAACTCGGCGCGACCCAGCTCACCGCGCACGGCGAGGCAGTGGAGGTCGGTAAGGTCAGCGCCCCGGCGGGCACCAGCGTCAGCGTCTCCGACCTGTTCAAGCACCTGCCCGCCCGGTTGCGGACCCAGCTTCCGGCGGGGGCCGAACTGCGCGAGATCACGGCGCTGCTGACCCGCTACGTGCTGCACTGGCCGCAGCTCCACTGGAAACTGACGGTGGACAAAGAAACCAAACTCCTGCACGCGCCTGCCGATCACCGGGGCGCGGTGGCGAGCGTGTATGGCCCGCTCAACGCCAACCGGGTCATCGGTATCCATGCGGTGGGCGTTCAGGGCGTTCTCAGCCGCCCTGAACTGACCCGCCCCCGGCGTGACCGGATGCACTTCGCTGTCAATGGCCGCCCGGTGCTGGCCCCGCCCGAGCTGGAACGCGCCGTGATCGACGCCTACGCCGAACTGCTGCCCGCCGGACATGCCCCGCTGTGCGTACTGAATCTGACTTTGCCTCCGGAGGACGTGAATCCCAACGTCCACCCGGCCAAGGCAGTGGTGGCGCTGGCCGATCTGGGTGCCCTGTGCCTGCGGCTGACAGCAGCGGTGCAGGCGGCGCTGAGCGTGCATCCACTCTCACGCCCGCTGCCTGAACTCCGAGCGCCTGCGCCCAGTTCTGTGCCCGTGGGCGGCGGAGCATTTCCCGCGCTGCATCTGGTCGGCGTTTACCGCGAAACCTACCTGCTGGCCGAGGGCGAGGGCGATCTGTGGGTCATCGACGCCCACGCCGCCCACGAGCGGGTTCTGTACGAAGAACTCGCGCGGCGCTTGCGCTCCGAGCCGCCCTTGGAACTGGCTGAACCTGAACTGCTGCAACTTGGCCCCGAGCAATTGGCCCGCTTGCACGAGCGAGACGCCGAACTCAGAAGCTGGGGCCTGACCCTGGAGGAATTCGGCGCGGGGCTGGCGCGGCTGCGCACGCTGCCTGCCGTGCTGGCTGCTTTGCCGCTGCCCAGGCTTCACGAGCAGATCATCGAGTCGGCGCTGGGGATCAGTTCTTCTGCCGAGCGCGAGGTGTTGGGTCGCCTGGCCTGTGCTCCGGCCCTCAAGGCGGGCATGCTGACGCCAGAGCGCGGCGCGGTGGTGCTGGCCCAGCTCGCCGCCTGCGATCAGCCCTGGGCCTGCCCGCACGGACGGCCCACCGTACTGCGGCTCTCCGAGCGTGACCTGATGCACAGCTTTGGCCGCCGCAGCGTGCGCGATGTGGCACGGGGCCGCGACGAGACAGAGCTGAAAGTGCCGCTGAGCGCCGAGGCCGACTAG
- the mutS gene encoding DNA mismatch repair protein MutS, which yields MTGTVTVLALDPQRGKLKGNGHGKLPPMLEQYVALRDEIDAQYPGALLLFQCGDFYETFGEDAERAARLLNIALTHKSSKDFSTSMAGIPIRTLDSFVQRLLNKGVCVAVAEQMELSGAGLVERQVTQLLTPGTVTEERHLTADENYLAAVATGDGYALALLDVSTGEFRCAGFGSRTALYDELARWRAREVLLAPELSENAALLSDFKSRFPLMLSHGNFEDVACHEALTAVLGELPGVLENHSGLTRACGAVLGYARSIHAGVQGGELKMVRRLMRFEPGAQMRLSEWALRALEIFTAQSPQGRTLTDALSETRTAGGRRRLRAWLRSPLLDRFSLESRLDAVEALTRASDLRGGVRALLYRAHDLERLAARVASARATPREVASLARTLELLPDASDLLSSVSGGGLLSGVRARLGALPDVVRLIRAALVDEPPIRASDGGLIREGFHAELDGLRTEALGHRAWLAELERTERERTGIGSLKVGYNNVFGYFLEVTSSHLSKVPADYRQIATLKDRARFTRPDLREREREIARLEQAAERLEVEVFTELRAGLAAHADALSEAAGALSELDVLCALSEIAATRAWTRPHTLGDDVQTVTLRQARHPVVELVGSGTFVPNDAELSPARRTLLLTGPNMAGKSTYLRTVAICALLHQIGSFVPADAAELPIFDSIHTRIGASDDLAGGRSTFMVEMHELAGILHHATPRSLVILDEVGRGTSTLDGLAIAQAALEHLHETGAYTLFATHYFELTRLEGQMPGLINLHVAAEEDAGALTFYHQVIPGAARQSYGVEVARLAGLPARVTTRAAALLNGLNAREEGKSNALHADLAALDLTRLTPLEALAILHKWQGEL from the coding sequence CCCTGACCCACAAGAGCAGCAAGGATTTTTCCACCTCGATGGCCGGAATCCCGATTCGAACGCTCGACAGCTTTGTGCAGCGCCTGCTCAACAAAGGTGTCTGCGTGGCGGTGGCCGAGCAGATGGAGCTGTCGGGCGCGGGCCTGGTCGAGCGCCAGGTGACGCAACTGCTGACCCCTGGCACTGTCACCGAGGAGCGTCACCTGACTGCCGACGAGAATTATCTGGCGGCGGTGGCGACAGGTGACGGCTACGCGCTGGCCCTGCTGGACGTGTCCACGGGTGAGTTTCGCTGCGCCGGGTTCGGCAGCCGCACGGCCCTCTATGACGAACTCGCGCGCTGGCGTGCCCGCGAGGTGCTGCTGGCTCCCGAACTCTCTGAAAACGCCGCGCTGCTGAGCGATTTCAAGTCCAGATTCCCGCTGATGCTCTCGCACGGCAACTTTGAGGACGTGGCCTGCCATGAAGCGCTGACGGCCGTGCTGGGAGAGTTGCCCGGCGTGCTGGAAAACCATTCGGGCCTGACGCGGGCCTGCGGCGCAGTTCTCGGCTACGCCCGCAGCATTCACGCCGGGGTGCAGGGCGGCGAACTGAAGATGGTGCGCCGCCTGATGCGCTTCGAGCCGGGAGCGCAGATGCGCCTGAGCGAGTGGGCTTTGCGGGCGCTGGAAATCTTCACCGCCCAGTCGCCGCAGGGCCGCACCCTGACGGACGCCTTATCGGAGACGCGCACGGCAGGTGGACGAAGGCGCTTGCGGGCCTGGCTGCGTTCGCCGCTGCTGGACCGCTTCAGCCTGGAATCGCGCCTGGACGCGGTGGAAGCCCTGACCCGTGCCAGCGATCTGCGCGGCGGCGTGCGGGCGCTACTTTACCGCGCCCACGATCTGGAGCGGCTGGCTGCCCGCGTGGCCTCGGCCCGCGCCACGCCGCGCGAGGTGGCCTCGCTCGCCCGCACGCTGGAACTCCTGCCCGACGCCTCAGACTTGCTGAGTTCGGTGAGTGGGGGAGGACTCCTCTCAGGCGTTCGCGCCCGGCTGGGAGCCTTGCCCGACGTGGTACGCCTGATCCGCGCCGCTCTCGTGGATGAGCCGCCGATTCGCGCTTCCGACGGCGGGCTGATCCGCGAGGGCTTTCACGCCGAACTGGACGGCCTGCGTACCGAGGCGCTGGGCCACCGCGCCTGGCTGGCCGAACTGGAACGCACCGAGCGCGAACGCACCGGGATCGGCAGCCTCAAAGTCGGCTACAACAACGTCTTCGGTTATTTTCTGGAAGTCACCAGTTCCCACCTCTCAAAAGTGCCTGCCGATTACCGACAGATCGCCACCCTCAAAGACCGTGCCAGATTCACCCGCCCTGATCTGCGCGAGCGTGAGCGTGAAATTGCCCGCCTGGAGCAGGCCGCCGAGCGGCTGGAAGTGGAAGTGTTTACCGAACTCCGAGCCGGGTTGGCCGCCCACGCCGACGCGCTGAGCGAGGCCGCCGGAGCCTTGAGCGAGTTGGACGTGCTGTGTGCCCTTTCGGAGATCGCCGCCACCCGCGCCTGGACGCGCCCCCACACGCTGGGCGACGACGTTCAGACCGTCACCTTGAGGCAGGCCCGCCACCCCGTCGTGGAGCTGGTGGGCAGCGGCACCTTCGTGCCCAACGACGCCGAACTCTCGCCCGCCCGCCGTACCCTGCTGCTGACCGGGCCGAACATGGCGGGCAAGAGTACTTATCTGCGCACCGTCGCCATCTGCGCCCTGCTGCACCAGATCGGCTCGTTCGTGCCTGCCGACGCCGCCGAGCTGCCGATCTTCGACAGCATCCACACCCGCATCGGCGCGTCGGATGATCTGGCGGGCGGGCGCAGCACCTTCATGGTGGAGATGCACGAACTGGCAGGCATCCTGCACCATGCCACGCCCAGGTCGCTGGTCATTCTGGATGAAGTCGGGCGCGGTACCTCCACCCTGGACGGCCTCGCCATCGCGCAGGCGGCACTGGAGCATTTGCACGAGACGGGCGCGTATACCCTGTTTGCCACCCACTACTTCGAGCTGACCCGTCTGGAAGGCCAGATGCCGGGGCTGATCAATCTCCACGTCGCTGCTGAGGAGGACGCTGGGGCGCTGACCTTTTACCATCAGGTGATTCCCGGCGCGGCCCGCCAGAGCTACGGCGTGGAAGTGGCCCGCCTCGCCGGATTGCCCGCCCGCGTGACCACCCGCGCCGCCGCCTTGCTGAACGGCCTGAACGCCAGGGAAGAGGGCAAGAGCAACGCCCTGCATGCCGATCTCGCGGCGCTGGATTTGACGCGGTTGACGCCCCTGGAGGCGCTGGCAATTTTGCATAAGTGGCAGGGGGAGCTATGA
- a CDS encoding NADH:flavin oxidoreductase/NADH oxidase, with product MTSSRSEASGSLLFSPLRLGQLTLKNRVVVSPMCMYSSDEGLANDFHLVHLGSFALGGAGLILTEAAAVSPEGRISPDDLGLWNDQQIGPIARVVDFVHQQGSLIGIQLAHAGRKASTFAPWKGSGLVTLEAGGWEVIGPDDQPYSPRYGLPRPMTTQDIEDVTAAFGASTQRAMIAGFDTVEIHAAHGYLLHQFLSPLSNSRTDDYGGSLENRARLLLDVTRKVRGVWPAHLPVFVRLSATDWAPGGWDIEQTVEVSKWLSREGVQVIDVSSGGLTAAQEIVIGPGYQVPFAERLKQDTDLTVMTVGMITEAAQAEQILQADQADLVALARELLRDPHFAQRAAAELGAQLIPPLQYQRAGPKPR from the coding sequence ATGACTTCTTCCCGCTCCGAAGCTTCCGGCAGCTTGCTCTTCAGCCCACTGCGCCTTGGTCAACTGACCCTCAAGAACCGGGTGGTGGTGTCGCCGATGTGTATGTACAGCTCCGATGAGGGGCTGGCCAACGACTTTCATCTGGTGCACCTGGGATCGTTCGCGCTGGGCGGCGCGGGCCTGATTCTCACCGAGGCTGCTGCCGTCTCACCGGAGGGCCGCATCAGCCCCGACGATCTGGGGCTCTGGAACGACCAGCAGATCGGGCCGATTGCCAGGGTTGTGGACTTCGTTCATCAGCAAGGCTCACTCATCGGCATTCAACTGGCCCACGCCGGACGCAAGGCCAGCACCTTCGCGCCGTGGAAGGGCAGCGGTCTGGTGACGCTGGAAGCGGGCGGCTGGGAGGTCATCGGGCCGGACGATCAGCCCTACTCGCCGCGCTACGGCCTGCCCCGGCCCATGACCACCCAGGACATCGAAGACGTGACGGCGGCGTTTGGGGCCAGCACCCAGCGCGCCATGATCGCGGGCTTCGACACCGTCGAGATTCACGCCGCACACGGCTACCTGCTGCATCAGTTTCTCTCGCCGCTGAGCAATTCGCGCACCGATGACTACGGCGGCTCGCTGGAGAACCGCGCCAGGTTGCTGCTGGATGTGACCCGAAAGGTCCGTGGCGTGTGGCCTGCACACCTGCCGGTCTTCGTGCGGCTGTCGGCCACCGACTGGGCACCCGGCGGCTGGGACATCGAGCAGACGGTGGAGGTGTCGAAATGGCTCTCGCGGGAGGGTGTGCAGGTCATCGACGTGTCGAGCGGCGGTCTGACTGCGGCGCAGGAAATCGTCATCGGCCCTGGTTATCAGGTGCCGTTCGCCGAGCGCCTCAAGCAAGACACCGACCTGACTGTGATGACGGTAGGTATGATCACGGAGGCGGCGCAGGCCGAGCAGATCTTGCAGGCCGATCAGGCCGATCTGGTGGCGCTGGCCCGCGAGCTGCTGCGCGATCCACACTTTGCTCAGCGCGCCGCTGCCGAACTGGGTGCTCAACTGATCCCACCGTTGCAGTACCAGCGGGCCGGACCCAAACCCAGGTAA
- a CDS encoding 3-isopropylmalate dehydratase large subunit: MTAPQTTTDPSRPQTMAERILSRRGGGTFYAGDLAVVEVDQVMVVDSIAQSFIERMQKDLAAVPKYPERVSIVIDHVAPASTVSVAQAQKEAREYAAQTGVRLFDVGRGICHQVLMEEGLAQPGWIVLGSDSHSTTYGAVAAFGSGMGATDIALAAASGKTWLRVPESVKVTLTGELRSGVGAKDVALEMIARLGADGATYQSVEIHAGDRFTRSERMTLANLCVEAGAKAGLVVPGGEILTMYDVPEWVYPQKGATYVREVEIDLSVLNPRMSAPSEVDNVHDVSELRGLKVDQVFIGTCTNGRLDDLHAAADVLRGQKVDPTTRLLVIPASSEVMEAAMADGTLLTLIQAGAVLGTPGCGPCMGRHQGVLAPGEVCVSTSNRNFIGRMGDKDARIYLASPAVAAATAIKGRIALPEDVGVA; the protein is encoded by the coding sequence ATGACCGCTCCACAAACGACAACCGACCCGTCACGACCCCAAACAATGGCCGAGCGCATCCTGTCCCGGCGCGGCGGCGGTACCTTCTACGCCGGAGACCTGGCGGTGGTGGAGGTCGATCAGGTGATGGTGGTGGATTCCATCGCCCAGAGTTTCATTGAGCGGATGCAAAAAGACCTGGCCGCCGTACCCAAGTACCCTGAGCGCGTCTCCATCGTCATCGACCACGTGGCCCCGGCCAGCACCGTCAGCGTGGCACAGGCGCAGAAGGAGGCCCGCGAGTACGCCGCCCAGACCGGCGTGCGGCTCTTCGACGTCGGAAGAGGCATCTGCCATCAGGTGCTGATGGAGGAGGGTCTGGCGCAGCCCGGCTGGATCGTGCTGGGCAGTGACAGCCACTCGACGACCTACGGCGCGGTGGCGGCTTTCGGCAGCGGCATGGGCGCAACAGATATTGCACTCGCAGCGGCCAGCGGCAAAACCTGGCTGCGCGTGCCGGAGAGCGTGAAGGTGACGCTGACCGGTGAACTCAGGAGCGGTGTCGGCGCGAAGGACGTGGCGCTGGAAATGATCGCCCGCCTGGGCGCGGACGGGGCCACCTATCAGAGCGTGGAGATTCACGCCGGAGACAGGTTCACGCGCAGTGAGCGCATGACGCTGGCGAATTTGTGCGTGGAGGCAGGCGCAAAGGCCGGGCTGGTGGTGCCTGGCGGCGAGATTCTGACCATGTACGACGTACCGGAATGGGTCTACCCGCAGAAAGGCGCGACCTATGTCCGCGAGGTGGAGATCGATCTGTCGGTCCTCAACCCGCGCATGAGTGCACCGAGCGAGGTGGACAACGTGCATGACGTGTCGGAGTTGCGCGGCCTGAAGGTGGATCAGGTGTTCATCGGCACCTGCACCAACGGACGGCTCGACGATTTACACGCTGCCGCCGATGTACTTAGGGGCCAGAAGGTGGACCCGACCACCCGCCTACTGGTCATTCCCGCCAGCAGCGAGGTGATGGAAGCGGCGATGGCCGACGGCACACTGCTCACCCTCATTCAAGCGGGCGCAGTGCTGGGCACACCGGGCTGCGGACCGTGTATGGGGCGGCACCAGGGCGTGCTGGCCCCCGGCGAGGTCTGCGTGAGTACCTCAAATCGCAACTTCATAGGCCGCATGGGCGACAAGGACGCCAGAATCTATCTGGCCTCGCCCGCCGTGGCGGCAGCGACAGCGATCAAGGGAAGGATCGCCTTGCCGGAGGATGTGGGAGTGGCGTGA
- a CDS encoding DUF4388 domain-containing protein, with protein sequence MSQAETGNSLETFDFLELLAMLARGGKTGALRVERDQQILTLWLSAGRVRHMDGAGLATDAAALAGLLKDPRGRFRFEEGEAAPPPTLDLSYDAFAYEAFKLLPPPPLKFPGAGRLESPERLAELSLNLYEQEVLRGVAEGKPLSDLAAARDPQAAALLGRLVRLRLIGERRTRVARLLVQVSRRGGAAAVMDESIYRRWREAVGSRIEQIQVREERSGKVHLLPVISGSQVGTVLELPPELLIRTGLRGGDAVLVRPV encoded by the coding sequence GTGAGTCAGGCCGAGACCGGGAACTCGCTGGAAACCTTCGATTTCCTCGAACTGCTGGCGATGCTGGCCAGGGGCGGCAAGACCGGGGCGCTGCGGGTCGAGCGCGACCAGCAGATACTGACCCTGTGGCTGTCGGCGGGCCGGGTGCGCCACATGGACGGTGCGGGTCTGGCGACGGACGCAGCGGCCCTGGCCGGGCTGCTCAAAGACCCGCGTGGCCGCTTTCGGTTCGAGGAGGGCGAGGCCGCCCCGCCCCCGACCCTCGATCTGTCTTACGACGCCTTCGCCTACGAGGCGTTCAAGCTGTTGCCGCCGCCGCCGCTCAAGTTTCCCGGCGCGGGCCGTCTGGAGTCGCCGGAGCGTTTGGCCGAGCTGAGTCTCAATCTCTATGAGCAGGAAGTGCTGCGCGGCGTGGCCGAGGGCAAACCGCTCTCGGACCTGGCAGCGGCCCGCGACCCCCAGGCGGCGGCGCTGCTGGGCCGCCTGGTTCGTCTGCGACTCATCGGTGAGCGCCGCACGCGGGTGGCCCGGCTGCTGGTGCAGGTCAGTCGCCGCGGCGGCGCGGCGGCGGTGATGGACGAGAGCATCTACCGCCGCTGGCGCGAGGCGGTGGGCAGCCGCATCGAGCAGATTCAGGTGCGCGAAGAGCGCAGTGGCAAGGTGCACCTGTTGCCGGTCATTTCCGGTTCGCAGGTGGGCACGGTGCTTGAGCTGCCGCCCGAACTGCTGATCCGCACCGGCCTGCGCGGCGGCGACGCGGTGCTGGTGCGCCCGGTATGA
- the argC gene encoding N-acetyl-gamma-glutamyl-phosphate reductase, with protein MTALPSSTEQLSVAIVGASGYAGGEFLRLALAHPHLKVTQVTSERNAGTPVPMVHPNLRSLTNLKFRKLADLEPADVIVLALPHNSAARQIGTFEALGQVIIDLSADFRIKDPELYAQYYGEAHPAPDKLAEWVYGNPELHREELRGATRIACAGCFATSVILGLYPLLKLGTVLPKDIIATGLVGSSAAGASGSDASHHPEREGSLRVYKPVGHRHTAEVMQELPGNFPIHLTAISTPRVRGILTTIQTWLPDGYSERDVWGAYREVYGEEPFIRIVKVQKGIHRYPDPKLLDGTNFCDIGFELDVDTGRVVLMAAIDNLVKGTAGHAVQSLNIARGWDERAGLGFAGLHPA; from the coding sequence ATGACGGCTCTCCCTTCCTCCACCGAGCAACTCTCCGTCGCCATCGTCGGGGCTTCCGGCTATGCGGGCGGCGAATTTCTGCGCCTGGCCCTGGCACACCCTCACCTCAAGGTCACGCAGGTCACGTCCGAGCGCAACGCAGGAACGCCGGTGCCCATGGTTCATCCCAACCTCCGCAGCCTGACCAACCTCAAGTTTCGCAAGCTGGCCGACCTGGAACCGGCAGACGTGATCGTGCTGGCGCTACCGCACAACTCGGCAGCCAGGCAGATTGGGACATTCGAGGCGCTGGGGCAGGTCATTATTGATCTGTCCGCCGACTTCCGCATCAAGGACCCGGAACTCTACGCCCAGTACTACGGCGAGGCCCACCCCGCGCCGGACAAACTCGCTGAGTGGGTCTACGGCAATCCGGAGCTGCACCGTGAGGAACTGCGCGGCGCAACCCGCATCGCCTGCGCGGGCTGCTTTGCCACCTCGGTCATCCTGGGCCTCTATCCGCTGCTCAAGCTGGGCACGGTGCTGCCCAAAGACATCATCGCCACCGGACTGGTCGGCAGCAGCGCGGCGGGCGCGAGCGGCTCGGACGCCTCGCACCACCCCGAGCGCGAGGGCAGTTTGCGCGTTTACAAGCCTGTCGGCCACCGCCATACCGCCGAGGTGATGCAGGAACTCCCCGGCAACTTCCCGATTCACCTGACCGCCATCAGCACTCCGCGCGTGCGCGGCATCCTGACCACCATCCAGACCTGGCTGCCCGACGGCTATTCCGAGCGCGACGTGTGGGGCGCATACCGCGAAGTCTACGGCGAGGAGCCGTTTATCCGCATCGTCAAGGTGCAAAAAGGGATTCACCGCTACCCCGATCCCAAGCTGCTCGACGGCACCAACTTCTGCGACATCGGCTTTGAGCTGGACGTGGACACGGGCCGGGTGGTCCTCATGGCGGCCATCGATAATCTGGTGAAGGGGACGGCGGGCCACGCTGTACAGTCTCTGAACATCGCACGCGGCTGGGACGAGCGCGCCGGACTGGGCTTTGCGGGGTTGCACCCGGCCTGA
- a CDS encoding septum site-determining protein MinC: MKFRGTLGGLNIQLDASDTPQSVAGGLAARAALLASEVTLEIDQEASLDTLDAVRGAVAAAGGHIAKVRAPRAAAPTPSPAAFPDANSGASQVTALPTASLPPVNVTSSLDNHTVVLPNSVRAGFRGEYGGSVVVLGDVNPGSELVAGGDVIVLGALRGVVHAGADGRESAIVWGRPIASAQIRIAGAVARAPEGSSLNSMKKLGTAVESEVARLLHGQIVIEASHVPR; encoded by the coding sequence ATGAAGTTTCGTGGCACACTCGGCGGCCTGAACATTCAGCTCGACGCCTCAGACACTCCGCAGTCGGTGGCGGGAGGGCTGGCCGCCCGCGCCGCCCTGCTGGCCAGTGAAGTCACGCTGGAGATTGACCAGGAAGCCAGCTTGGATACCCTGGACGCCGTGCGCGGCGCGGTGGCGGCGGCGGGCGGACATATCGCCAAAGTACGTGCTCCGCGCGCGGCTGCCCCGACTCCCAGTCCAGCTGCCTTTCCTGATGCCAACTCGGGGGCCAGTCAGGTCACGGCGCTGCCGACGGCCAGCTTACCGCCGGTCAACGTGACCTCCAGCCTGGACAACCATACGGTGGTCTTGCCCAACAGCGTGCGGGCAGGCTTCCGGGGCGAGTACGGCGGCAGCGTGGTGGTGCTGGGCGACGTGAACCCCGGCTCGGAACTGGTGGCGGGTGGCGACGTGATCGTGCTCGGCGCGCTCAGGGGTGTGGTGCATGCCGGGGCCGACGGACGCGAGAGTGCCATCGTCTGGGGCAGGCCGATTGCCAGCGCCCAGATCCGGATCGCGGGTGCGGTGGCCCGTGCACCGGAAGGCAGCAGCCTGAACAGCATGAAAAAACTCGGTACGGCGGTGGAATCCGAGGTGGCACGGCTGCTGCACGGCCAGATTGTCATCGAGGCCAGCCACGTACCGAGGTAG
- the rpmE gene encoding 50S ribosomal protein L31 encodes MQKDIHPKAVPCKIIYQGKVVLETMSTRPEIHVDVWSGVHPFWTGEERFLDAEGRVDKFNKRFGTGYRNRGK; translated from the coding sequence ATGCAAAAAGATATCCATCCCAAAGCGGTTCCCTGCAAGATCATCTATCAGGGCAAAGTGGTTCTCGAAACCATGAGCACCCGGCCCGAAATTCACGTCGATGTGTGGAGCGGTGTTCACCCCTTCTGGACCGGCGAGGAGCGCTTCCTTGACGCCGAGGGCCGCGTGGACAAGTTCAACAAGCGCTTCGGCACCGGCTACCGCAACCGGGGCAAGTAA